From the genome of Vallitalea okinawensis, one region includes:
- a CDS encoding Mor transcription activator family protein, protein MEGTELRSKHLNSIYKDMAEILGVEVTLLIYKHYKGLQVTFPTRLLSKDYVKELIRQEFDGRNTKELARKYEYSERWIRKIIAEKQGG, encoded by the coding sequence GTGGAGGGAACAGAACTTAGGAGTAAGCACCTTAATTCAATATACAAGGATATGGCAGAAATACTCGGTGTAGAAGTTACTCTATTAATATACAAACATTATAAGGGATTGCAAGTGACGTTCCCTACAAGACTATTATCAAAAGACTATGTAAAGGAACTAATAAGACAAGAGTTTGATGGAAGAAATACAAAGGAGTTAGCAAGAAAATACGAATACAGTGAGCGCTGGATTAGAAAAATTATTGCTGAAAAACAGGGAGGATAA
- a CDS encoding DEAD/DEAH box helicase family protein, protein MSNIYGNEATSVDLKVIKQLELLGWVPGDTLLYRPRYKLSEEQEKEYQKKYIEPDIVLQDPISKEILAVIENKYKAEKKAFAQLRIDTFVLKPRFLYACSESRILYYDNTWRGLEAGEYKVVDNFMSYETMKEKIQQQKNINMDREIIIDKSIAGGYDPTVGKERYYQIECINTIIEKVKEGKQRMLVHMATGLGKTRMSVALTKVMLENGLAKKILFIVDRRMLAKQSLDDGFSLISRDYSATRITTSNFRQNKHASIHVVVIDTLEAIFKEIPSNFYDFIFVDECHRSISINRKLIFNHFVCPILGLTATPKIPFKKKGTELSETDNEIINTYKLFGCEKSEADYKFDLERGIKEGFLAPYDVLEIKTHLTKEAEEEGIPVEYLLDPETRKKIELSSEMKIKLEQLEKKIISEERCKRIAEEIRKNTQYGEKVILFGVSQAHCNVLTKCINEVFSEDYSDDLRYAEAVISDNYSMNEFIKNKFKKPYQKPYIAVSVDIMSTGVDIPCTRYISFAALTKSVGKYIQMIGRGTRLDPEQSGKFSFRVLDFVGLCKRMEDNGYGTKKENKVKPKSNGVSGGGQRPPKGEYFLIDNIDPTEMIQRVLILGDSYEVIDNIPVEKAKIIFEEKASNPKDSDVMSIKQKVITNKDYCPSHDEIEILEEWINKPDIYLDEGQLQKIYDYPQGTIWEFLLDVWGIKRLPTRKERIDSAFDVFMESFNFDEMQIKVLYNIKNIIISNLSNHKDINASVIFGNPIYERIIGSKNKVDIIFDYKFDDILKNLKECLNI, encoded by the coding sequence GTGTCAAATATTTATGGTAATGAAGCTACATCTGTAGATTTAAAAGTTATTAAGCAATTAGAGCTTCTAGGATGGGTACCAGGAGATACATTGTTATACCGTCCTAGATATAAATTGTCAGAAGAACAAGAGAAAGAATATCAAAAAAAATACATTGAACCTGACATTGTTCTACAAGATCCAATTTCTAAAGAAATTCTTGCAGTTATTGAAAATAAATATAAAGCTGAAAAAAAAGCCTTTGCTCAATTGAGAATTGATACCTTTGTTCTTAAACCAAGATTCTTATATGCTTGCTCAGAAAGTAGAATACTCTACTATGACAATACATGGAGAGGATTAGAAGCGGGTGAGTACAAAGTTGTTGATAATTTTATGTCATACGAAACTATGAAAGAAAAAATACAACAACAAAAAAATATCAATATGGATAGAGAAATTATTATTGATAAATCAATTGCAGGTGGTTATGATCCTACTGTTGGTAAAGAACGTTATTATCAGATAGAGTGTATCAATACTATTATTGAAAAAGTAAAAGAAGGTAAACAAAGAATGCTTGTGCATATGGCAACTGGACTAGGAAAAACACGGATGTCAGTAGCACTAACTAAGGTTATGCTAGAAAATGGGCTCGCAAAAAAAATCTTATTTATTGTAGATAGAAGGATGTTAGCAAAACAAAGCTTAGACGATGGTTTTAGTTTAATTAGTAGAGACTATTCTGCAACTAGGATAACAACATCAAATTTTAGACAAAATAAGCATGCATCAATTCACGTAGTAGTAATTGATACATTAGAAGCTATATTTAAAGAAATTCCGAGTAACTTTTATGATTTCATTTTTGTAGATGAATGTCATAGATCAATTTCTATTAATAGGAAGCTTATATTTAATCATTTTGTGTGTCCCATTTTAGGTTTGACAGCTACGCCCAAAATACCTTTTAAGAAAAAAGGAACAGAACTGAGTGAGACAGATAACGAGATAATCAATACATATAAATTATTTGGTTGTGAAAAGAGCGAAGCAGACTATAAATTTGATTTGGAAAGAGGTATTAAAGAAGGGTTTTTAGCACCTTATGATGTATTAGAAATAAAAACTCATCTTACAAAAGAAGCTGAAGAAGAGGGAATTCCTGTAGAATATCTTTTAGATCCAGAAACAAGAAAAAAAATTGAATTATCGTCTGAAATGAAAATTAAGTTAGAGCAATTGGAGAAAAAAATTATTTCTGAAGAGAGATGCAAAAGAATTGCTGAGGAGATTAGAAAAAATACTCAATATGGTGAGAAAGTTATATTGTTTGGGGTTAGCCAAGCACATTGTAATGTATTGACTAAATGTATCAATGAAGTATTTTCAGAAGATTATTCAGACGATCTAAGATATGCAGAAGCTGTTATCTCTGATAATTATTCGATGAATGAGTTTATAAAAAATAAGTTTAAAAAGCCATATCAAAAACCTTATATAGCCGTATCGGTAGATATAATGAGTACTGGAGTAGATATTCCATGTACTAGATATATCTCCTTTGCTGCACTTACAAAATCAGTTGGAAAATATATACAAATGATAGGTAGAGGAACTAGACTTGATCCTGAACAAAGTGGAAAATTTAGTTTTAGAGTATTAGATTTTGTTGGTCTATGCAAAAGAATGGAAGATAATGGATATGGAACGAAAAAAGAAAACAAGGTTAAACCTAAGTCTAATGGAGTATCAGGAGGTGGACAAAGACCACCAAAAGGTGAGTACTTTTTAATTGATAATATTGATCCAACAGAAATGATACAGCGGGTTTTAATTTTGGGTGATAGCTATGAAGTAATTGATAATATACCAGTTGAGAAAGCTAAAATTATTTTTGAAGAGAAGGCATCTAATCCTAAAGATAGTGATGTTATGTCCATAAAACAAAAAGTAATTACAAACAAGGACTATTGTCCATCCCACGATGAGATTGAAATACTTGAAGAGTGGATAAATAAACCTGATATATATTTAGATGAGGGGCAATTACAAAAAATATATGATTATCCACAGGGGACTATTTGGGAGTTTCTTTTAGATGTTTGGGGTATTAAGAGATTACCAACACGAAAAGAAAGAATTGATAGTGCATTTGATGTATTTATGGAATCGTTTAATTTTGATGAGATGCAGATAAAAGTATTATATAATATTAAGAATATAATAATTAGTAATCTATCAAACCACAAAGATATTAATGCTTCAGTTATATTTGGAAACCCAATTTATGAAAGAATTATAGGCTCTAAGAATAAGGTAGATATCATATTTGATTACAAATTTGATGATATATTGAAAAATCTAAAAGAATGCTTAAATATATAA
- a CDS encoding N-6 DNA methylase, with amino-acid sequence MGRSTVHYADKKTNNILKKLHNKLRPAGTPVQRVEYIIELLLLRIFETKLKIDPEFKEIRKLFVGENETKLFYYLKTIDSRKITHELNVNFFPFYGNILNEARKVLKTNLSIKLQDQLVLIQEVFKNSNFTNNVQSGNLEEVISAVSDIDEARLLNTDLLGDAIESALSEQGGTKDIGLYRTPDHIRQFMVGLIEPTIKDTILDPACGTGGFLFDSFEYVMERITLEDSWPGIKAHPELKNWFKNYFKSSTLDMPSFDESTQFYRSGVLGIEYLGMIRKMAAVNFYIRGLNPNNIVQGDALAMFNYSFQNSKSVILANPPFGAERDQESYPNVWKEFSTESETTILFVKLMLDSLKVGGRCAVIVSEGFLTWENSSAKELRKMLIEHADIKAIISLPQGVFVSKNGQGPKTSIIVFEKGRPTKNIWYYQVDNDGYTKGTNRTPIEGCQLVEALELFHKYIKKGMFPKNSKNSYVVPVEQIKTLDPRIKETIRKDTMESYKIKYEIQQEKLLGGLDKKLSENKIDIISYKEELKQFKIAWDSKCQNEIANRIDKAYIYSFNISTYISDVTNKQISKWRLIARDYLNNENLNIKVNEKYKILSSAKEEEIIPTLAKFDLKNSLESDIVREYVSKYTDVNSNIYEKIKQIDNIFKMGARYPLVSIEDVCDYAKGEAKAEGANDGPYPLVVTAESRKSNSKYQFDTEAVCIPLISSTGHGHASMKRIHYQKGKFSLANILFAIYAKNSNTLNMNYVYHILRYKLDKLFVPLMKGTANVSMKIEDAVKVSFPLPPIEVQSDITNKINKNVSVIKGIDLVLDNWGLIFDNIDLKHSKETLGKLIKINLHSINPKKVFGEDEINYVEIKSVKNGTGIIDYGNKVIGNKAPSRARRQAIPGNVIISSVRPNLRGFAFLEQVPPKTVFSTGYAILEVIDEDILDPMYLYLCFMYSDYIMKQIVKVMEKASYPSINNDDIKSLNIPLPSINEQRKIVNRYKQEKSTINELYKLKSISEQNIKELINFIWQDEKN; translated from the coding sequence ATGGGACGATCAACAGTACATTACGCAGATAAAAAGACAAATAATATTTTAAAGAAATTACATAATAAGCTAAGACCGGCAGGAACTCCAGTGCAAAGAGTGGAGTATATAATTGAATTATTATTGCTGAGAATATTTGAAACTAAATTAAAGATAGATCCAGAATTTAAGGAGATAAGAAAACTATTTGTTGGTGAGAATGAGACAAAACTATTTTACTATTTAAAAACAATTGATAGTAGAAAAATAACTCACGAGCTTAACGTAAACTTCTTCCCTTTTTATGGGAATATTTTGAATGAAGCAAGAAAAGTTCTAAAGACAAATTTAAGTATAAAATTGCAAGATCAGTTAGTTTTAATTCAAGAAGTGTTTAAGAATTCCAATTTCACAAATAATGTTCAAAGTGGTAATTTGGAGGAAGTAATTTCAGCAGTTTCAGATATTGATGAAGCAAGGTTGCTGAATACAGATTTATTAGGTGATGCAATAGAATCGGCATTATCAGAACAAGGAGGAACAAAAGATATTGGATTATATAGAACCCCAGATCATATAAGACAATTTATGGTTGGATTAATAGAACCAACTATAAAGGACACAATATTAGATCCTGCTTGTGGGACAGGTGGATTTCTATTTGATAGTTTTGAATACGTAATGGAGAGGATAACTTTAGAAGATTCATGGCCTGGTATTAAAGCTCATCCAGAATTAAAGAACTGGTTCAAGAATTACTTTAAATCTAGTACCTTAGACATGCCATCTTTTGATGAAAGCACTCAGTTTTATCGTTCTGGTGTTTTGGGAATTGAGTATTTAGGTATGATAAGAAAAATGGCAGCAGTAAATTTTTACATACGAGGATTAAATCCAAATAATATTGTACAAGGTGATGCATTAGCCATGTTTAATTATAGCTTTCAGAATTCTAAATCAGTGATCTTGGCAAATCCGCCTTTTGGTGCAGAAAGAGACCAAGAGTCGTACCCAAATGTATGGAAAGAATTTAGTACTGAGAGTGAAACAACAATACTTTTTGTGAAATTAATGTTAGATTCTTTAAAAGTAGGCGGTAGATGTGCAGTTATAGTATCTGAAGGGTTTTTAACCTGGGAGAATAGTAGTGCAAAGGAACTAAGAAAAATGCTAATTGAGCATGCAGATATTAAAGCGATTATTAGTTTACCACAAGGAGTATTTGTTAGTAAAAACGGACAAGGTCCAAAGACATCTATAATTGTGTTTGAAAAGGGTAGACCAACAAAAAATATTTGGTATTATCAGGTTGATAATGATGGCTATACCAAAGGAACGAATCGTACACCAATTGAAGGTTGTCAATTAGTTGAAGCTTTAGAGTTGTTTCACAAATATATAAAAAAGGGAATGTTCCCGAAAAACAGTAAAAATTCTTATGTAGTGCCAGTAGAGCAAATTAAGACACTAGATCCACGTATTAAAGAAACCATTCGTAAAGATACAATGGAGTCATATAAAATTAAATATGAGATTCAACAAGAAAAGTTGTTAGGAGGTTTAGATAAAAAATTAAGTGAGAATAAAATAGACATAATATCATATAAAGAAGAGCTAAAGCAGTTTAAAATTGCTTGGGATAGCAAGTGTCAAAATGAAATTGCAAATAGAATTGATAAGGCATATATATATTCATTTAATATATCAACATATATAAGTGATGTAACTAATAAACAGATATCAAAATGGAGACTAATTGCAAGGGATTATTTGAATAATGAAAATCTAAATATAAAAGTAAATGAAAAATATAAAATTTTAAGTTCAGCAAAAGAGGAGGAAATTATTCCGACGCTTGCAAAATTTGATTTAAAGAATTCATTAGAATCAGATATTGTAAGAGAGTATGTTAGTAAGTATACAGATGTAAATAGTAATATATATGAAAAGATTAAGCAAATAGATAATATATTTAAAATGGGAGCACGTTACCCTTTAGTATCAATAGAAGATGTTTGCGATTATGCGAAAGGGGAGGCAAAAGCAGAAGGCGCTAATGATGGACCATATCCATTAGTAGTAACTGCTGAATCTAGAAAATCTAATAGTAAATATCAATTTGATACTGAAGCAGTATGTATTCCACTAATATCTTCAACTGGTCATGGACATGCAAGTATGAAACGAATTCATTATCAAAAGGGTAAGTTTTCTTTAGCAAATATACTTTTTGCAATATATGCCAAAAATTCGAATACACTGAACATGAATTATGTATATCACATCCTTAGATATAAATTAGATAAGTTATTTGTACCATTAATGAAAGGAACAGCTAATGTAAGCATGAAGATTGAAGATGCTGTAAAAGTTTCTTTTCCTTTACCTCCAATTGAGGTGCAGAGTGATATTACAAATAAAATAAATAAAAATGTTAGTGTAATTAAAGGTATAGACCTTGTTTTGGACAATTGGGGGTTGATATTTGATAATATTGATTTAAAACATAGTAAAGAGACACTAGGTAAGTTGATAAAAATAAACTTACATTCTATCAACCCTAAAAAAGTATTTGGTGAAGATGAAATTAATTATGTAGAAATAAAATCAGTAAAAAATGGTACAGGAATCATTGATTATGGTAATAAAGTGATTGGAAATAAAGCTCCATCTAGGGCAAGAAGGCAGGCTATACCTGGAAATGTAATTATATCTTCTGTTAGACCAAACTTAAGAGGATTTGCATTTTTAGAACAGGTACCTCCAAAAACAGTTTTTTCTACAGGTTATGCGATACTAGAAGTAATAGATGAAGATATACTTGATCCTATGTACCTCTACTTATGTTTTATGTACTCAGATTATATAATGAAGCAAATAGTTAAAGTAATGGAAAAGGCATCTTATCCAAGCATTAATAATGATGATATTAAGTCATTAAATATACCATTGCCATCAATTAATGAACAAAGAAAGATTGTTAATAGATATAAGCAAGAAAAGTCTACAATAAATGAGTTATACAAATTAAAATCAATTTCTGAGCAAAATATCAAAGAATTAATTAACTTTATTTGGCAAGATGAGAAAAATTAA
- a CDS encoding DUF1643 domain-containing protein, translated as MPLVDKSTLKTEAYFTDDKSHRFLLRKEWNKNKPKATIVMINPSTADNLQIDHTTMFTINNLVKLDYGSVDIVNLFSKVGSKLSMKLKIEDLVHKDNDIHIEKSFARSDAIIIAWGSVGENSKKIKDRQKQIYKMLGQHKEKVFVISDSIGRTGFHPLAPQVRHEWKLEKFEVPKVKL; from the coding sequence ATGCCATTAGTTGATAAATCAACCTTAAAGACAGAAGCTTACTTTACCGATGACAAGAGTCATCGGTTTCTTTTACGTAAAGAATGGAACAAAAACAAGCCTAAAGCAACAATAGTAATGATTAATCCAAGTACAGCAGATAATTTACAAATCGATCATACGACTATGTTCACCATTAATAACTTAGTGAAATTAGATTATGGTTCTGTAGATATTGTAAACCTATTTTCAAAAGTTGGTAGTAAATTGAGTATGAAGCTAAAGATAGAAGACCTAGTACATAAAGATAACGACATCCACATTGAGAAGTCATTTGCTAGATCAGATGCCATAATCATTGCATGGGGGAGTGTAGGAGAAAATAGCAAGAAGATAAAAGATCGACAGAAGCAAATTTATAAGATGCTAGGGCAACATAAGGAAAAAGTATTTGTAATATCAGATTCAATTGGTAGAACAGGTTTTCATCCATTAGCACCACAAGTACGTCATGAATGGAAGTTAGAAAAGTTTGAAGTTCCAAAGGTAAAGCTATAA
- a CDS encoding GRAM domain-containing protein, giving the protein MNFKLLDGEKVITEGKANRCSLVNAQGGKLYLTNKRIVFVGHGKNIGEGTIAINLSDILTYGKAPTLTIFFPIPVPNAIKVVTDGGKKLKFTVAGRKKWLQEINNVIND; this is encoded by the coding sequence ATGAATTTTAAGTTACTAGATGGCGAAAAAGTGATTACAGAAGGAAAAGCGAATAGATGTAGCTTAGTTAATGCACAAGGCGGTAAGTTATATTTAACGAATAAGAGAATAGTCTTTGTAGGTCATGGCAAGAACATTGGAGAAGGAACAATAGCGATCAATTTATCAGATATCCTTACATACGGTAAAGCACCTACATTAACAATATTCTTTCCTATACCAGTACCAAATGCTATTAAGGTAGTAACTGATGGAGGGAAAAAACTGAAGTTTACAGTGGCAGGTAGAAAGAAGTGGTTACAAGAGATCAATAATGTAATCAATGATTAA